The following are from one region of the Magallana gigas chromosome 4, xbMagGiga1.1, whole genome shotgun sequence genome:
- the LOC136269547 gene encoding GTPase IMAP family member 4-like, protein MSDVSTSIKDDVHMHCSTVENPAKYCNYDASKGSNDVSKLNAASRNFQSDEWNGKEENNNKHLKEEFVQEHVTKRDGDQNSAGNTEVGIKTNDVKTSAVKTLRLVLIGQTGAGKSSTGNTLLGVNKFNRSSSSKSCTEVSQRESTVKRGLILEVIDTPGLFDTHKPPEELRKEFSNCMMMTNPGPHVFLLILKMNRITEQEKKTLRYLKEIFGGDQFLSYTIIVITRKEDFEETCFKNTEKTNEDIHELFQTTLENSPDLHHMVRQCKNRYFLLSNKGRVDGIKRTEQANQLMSLILEMTQENKNTFYSYQYFIELEEERKQKLKREAEKKEEDELFKREMEQKEELAKIREKELQLELEHAEMERESEKQRARNEKAQLEAKLRQEQLKGQIKEQGDRERYLAELERERERKERKREKLRQEARWETERRYIEQNQWRCVVM, encoded by the coding sequence ATGTCGGATGTCTCAACATCTATAAAAGATGATGTACATATGCATTGTTCGACAGTTGAAAATCCCGCGAAATATTGTAATTATGATGCCTCGAAAGGTTCAAATGATGTTTCAAAATTGAATGCTGCCTCGCGGAACTTCCAAAGCGATGAATGGAAtggaaaagaagaaaacaataataaacatCTGAAAGAAGAGTTTGTACAAGAGCATGTGACTAAAAGAGACGGTGACCAAAATTCAGCTGGAAATACTGAAGTGGGTATTAAAACCAATGATGTTAAAACTTCAGCAGTAAAAACACTCCGTCTCGTGTTGATTGGGCAGACAGGTGCAGGGAAAAGCTCAACTGGAAACACGCTATTGGGTGTCAACAAATTTAACAGATCATCGTCTTCTAAATCGTGTACAGAGGTATCTCAAAGAGAATCGACAGTGAAGAGAGGGTTGATTTTAGAAGTCATTGATACCCCAGGGTTATTTGATACCCACAAACCACCAGAAGAATTGAGAAAGGAATTTTCGAATTGCATGATGATGACAAATCCTGGTCCACACGTTTTCTTATTGATTCTTAAAATGAATCGCATCACAGAACAAGAGAAGAAGACCCTTCGTtacttaaaagaaatatttggtGGAGATCAATTTCTGAGTTACACAATTATTGTTATCACCAGGAAGGAGGATTTTGAAGAAACATGTTTCAAAAACACAGAAAAGACAAATGAAGACATACATGAACTATTTCAAACCACTCTAGAAAATTCACCGGACCTGCACCACATGGTTAGGCAATGTAAAAACCGCTATTTTCTACTTTCTAACAAAGGGAGAGTTGATGGAATTAAACGTACCGAGCAAGCAAATCAACTAATGTCATTGATTCTCGAAATGacacaagaaaataaaaacacgtTTTACAGTTATCAGTATTTCATTGAGTTAGAAGAAGAACGGAAGCAAAAACTGAAAAGAGAAGCTGAAAAGAAAGAAGAAGATGAGCTATTCAAAAGAGAAATGGAGCAAAAGGAAGAACTTGCAAAAATTAGAGAAAAAGAACTCCAATTGGAACTAGAACACGCAGAAATGGAACGCGAAAGTGAGAAACAAAGAGCAAGGAATGAAAAAGCCCAATTGGAAGCTAAACTTAGACAGGAACAGTTAAAAGGGCAAATAAAAGAACAAGGAGACCGAGAGAGATACTTAGCAGAGttagaaagagaaagagaacgTAAAGAACGCAAGCGGGAGAAACTTCGTCAGGAAGCCAGATGGGAGACCGAACGCAGATATATCGAACAAAATCAATGGAGGTGTGTCGTGATGTAA
- the LOC117683007 gene encoding GTPase IMAP family member 7 isoform X2: MEEKQKAATNFLSVGMKDEETRSDDLCAYSGNTEQDQITKESVCIPHVDTFETDKTIIHSKKRTKKNGQEGKITAEFTDTKISNIIRKNYIQSNPLKTIVTHEENEHSKDGNTENIAGYFSTPTTGENSQTCQLFSSTPIVESEENFQTNSTIREQKNEVSQRPIRIVLIGQTGTGKSATGNTILGEEKFSTDSSFISCTSKPQKESCKHNGQIFEVIDTPGLYDTSKTEELVKRDLKLCLEMTSPGPHMFLVIMSVGRITEQEKYTLKYMSEMFGDEDFLNHTILVITRKEDLDPERNSDDEDDDYDVTDELKTFIYDSEDLTRIVKQCGDRCLAISNSGLVHSSNRRGEAQRIIQSAYELIDQNKGVCYSNFMFKELKRRQEILRREDEFREQRLTEKNKRKEMERQTQRAIHEENIKELERKIEELTKRYKYEKLILGYTNQELEMKLERLKAENKEMNLKMEERIENLKREIANLDYESEDLYDEMICSQHSRSGRNFPCRIM; the protein is encoded by the coding sequence ATGGAAGAAAAACAGAAAGCAGCCACCAACTTTTTAAGTGTTGGGATGAAAGATGAAGAAACAAGGTCTGATGATCTTTGCGCATACAGCGGTAACACTGAACAAGACCAAATAACAAAGGAGAGTGTATGCATTCCTCATGTAGACACATTTGAAACTGACAAAACTATAATCCATAGTaagaaaagaacaaaaaagaatgGACAAGAAGGAAAAATTACTGCTGAGTTCACGGACACAAAGATTAGTAATATAATAAggaaaaattatattcaatcCAATCCACTAAAAACGATAGTGACACATGAGGAAAATGAACATTCAAAAGACGGAAATACGGAAAATATTGCGGGCTATTTTTCTACACCAACTACAGGGGAAAACTCCCAAACATGCCAGCTGTTTTCATCAACACCAATCGTTGAAAGTGAAGAAAACTTTCAAACAAATTCAACGATTCGGGAACAAAAAAACGAAGTTAGCCAGAGGCCTATACGAATCGTTTTGATTGGACAGACGGGGACTGGAAAAAGTGCAACAGGAAACACTATACTAGGTGAAGAAAAGTTCAGCACTGATTCTTCCTTTATCTCGTGTACCTCAAAACCGCAGAAAGAAAGTTGCAAGCATAATggacaaatttttgaagtgatTGATACGCCTGGTTTATATGACACGTCAAAAACTGAAGAATTGGTCAAACGAGATCTTAAACTTTGTCTAGAAATGACATCTCCAGGCCCTCACATGTTTTTGGTCATCATGAGTGTTGGGAGAATAACAGAGCAAGAAAAGTACACGTTGAAATACATGTCAGAGATGTTTGGGGATGAAGACTTTCTCAATCATACAATTTTGGTTATAACACGAAAAGAAGACCTGGATCCTGAACGTAATTCGGATGACGAGGATGACGATTATGATGTTACCGATGAACTGAAAACGTTTATATATGATTCAGAAGATCTTACTCGAATTGTGAAGCAATGTGGTGATCGATGTTTGGCTATATCCAACTCTGGCCTCGTTCATAGCAGCAACAGAAGGGGAGAAGCCCAACGTATAATTCAGTCAGCTTATGAGTTGATAGATCAGAACAAAGGAGTTTGCTACAGCAATTTTATGTTCAAAGAGTTAAAAAGACGACAAGAAATATTACGGAGAGAGGACGAATTCCGAGAACAGAGGTTAaccgaaaaaaataaaaggaaagagATGGAGCGACAAACCCAAAGAGCAATTcatgaagaaaatattaaagaGTTGGAGAGAAAAATTGAAGAATTGACAAAAAGATATAAATACGAGAAATTAATATTGGGGTATACAAACCAAGAATTAGAAATGAAACTAGAGAGACTAAAGGCcgaaaataaagaaatgaatctaaaaatggAGGAAAGAATTGAAAACTTAAAAAGAGAAATCGCAAATCTCGATTACGAAAGCGAAGATTTATACGACGAAATGATATGCAGCCAACATTCTAGAAGCGGGAGAAATTTCCCCTGCCGAATAATGTGA
- the LOC117683007 gene encoding uncharacterized protein isoform X1 yields MERQQNDCLSNKENQSSPDVLHKETMKIIQITDDTQCIPVKVTICETKSSETDENISCDEKKNKNKEVVKTIAHNMICLNLINSNNVLQDTNPAAVLEKIETSNEIKSTDVKTDLCKKTFGMEEKQKAATNFLSVGMKDEETRSDDLCAYSGNTEQDQITKESVCIPHVDTFETDKTIIHSKKRTKKNGQEGKITAEFTDTKISNIIRKNYIQSNPLKTIVTHEENEHSKDGNTENIAGYFSTPTTGENSQTCQLFSSTPIVESEENFQTNSTIREQKNEVSQRPIRIVLIGQTGTGKSATGNTILGEEKFSTDSSFISCTSKPQKESCKHNGQIFEVIDTPGLYDTSKTEELVKRDLKLCLEMTSPGPHMFLVIMSVGRITEQEKYTLKYMSEMFGDEDFLNHTILVITRKEDLDPERNSDDEDDDYDVTDELKTFIYDSEDLTRIVKQCGDRCLAISNSGLVHSSNRRGEAQRIIQSAYELIDQNKGVCYSNFMFKELKRRQEILRREDEFREQRLTEKNKRKEMERQTQRAIHEENIKELERKIEELTKRYKYEKLILGYTNQELEMKLERLKAENKEMNLKMEERIENLKREIANLDYESEDLYDEMICSQHSRSGRNFPCRIM; encoded by the coding sequence atggaaagaCAACAAAATGACTGTTTAAGTAATAAAGAAAATCAGTCTAGTCCCGATGTCCTTCACAAAGAAACAATGAAAATTATCCAAATTACAGATGACACCCAATGTATTCCTGTTAAGGTGACGATATGTGAAACTAAGAGTAGTGAAACCGACGAAAATATTTCTTGtgatgagaaaaaaaacaaaaacaaagaagtaGTGAAAACGATTGCCCATAATATGATTTGTCTGAACTTGATTAACAGTAACAATGTTTTGCAAGATACCAATCCAGCTGCAGTCCTAGAGAAGATAGAAACGTCTAATGAGATAAAGTCTACAGATGTTAAAACGGACTTATGTAAGAAAACATTTGGTATGGAAGAAAAACAGAAAGCAGCCACCAACTTTTTAAGTGTTGGGATGAAAGATGAAGAAACAAGGTCTGATGATCTTTGCGCATACAGCGGTAACACTGAACAAGACCAAATAACAAAGGAGAGTGTATGCATTCCTCATGTAGACACATTTGAAACTGACAAAACTATAATCCATAGTaagaaaagaacaaaaaagaatgGACAAGAAGGAAAAATTACTGCTGAGTTCACGGACACAAAGATTAGTAATATAATAAggaaaaattatattcaatcCAATCCACTAAAAACGATAGTGACACATGAGGAAAATGAACATTCAAAAGACGGAAATACGGAAAATATTGCGGGCTATTTTTCTACACCAACTACAGGGGAAAACTCCCAAACATGCCAGCTGTTTTCATCAACACCAATCGTTGAAAGTGAAGAAAACTTTCAAACAAATTCAACGATTCGGGAACAAAAAAACGAAGTTAGCCAGAGGCCTATACGAATCGTTTTGATTGGACAGACGGGGACTGGAAAAAGTGCAACAGGAAACACTATACTAGGTGAAGAAAAGTTCAGCACTGATTCTTCCTTTATCTCGTGTACCTCAAAACCGCAGAAAGAAAGTTGCAAGCATAATggacaaatttttgaagtgatTGATACGCCTGGTTTATATGACACGTCAAAAACTGAAGAATTGGTCAAACGAGATCTTAAACTTTGTCTAGAAATGACATCTCCAGGCCCTCACATGTTTTTGGTCATCATGAGTGTTGGGAGAATAACAGAGCAAGAAAAGTACACGTTGAAATACATGTCAGAGATGTTTGGGGATGAAGACTTTCTCAATCATACAATTTTGGTTATAACACGAAAAGAAGACCTGGATCCTGAACGTAATTCGGATGACGAGGATGACGATTATGATGTTACCGATGAACTGAAAACGTTTATATATGATTCAGAAGATCTTACTCGAATTGTGAAGCAATGTGGTGATCGATGTTTGGCTATATCCAACTCTGGCCTCGTTCATAGCAGCAACAGAAGGGGAGAAGCCCAACGTATAATTCAGTCAGCTTATGAGTTGATAGATCAGAACAAAGGAGTTTGCTACAGCAATTTTATGTTCAAAGAGTTAAAAAGACGACAAGAAATATTACGGAGAGAGGACGAATTCCGAGAACAGAGGTTAaccgaaaaaaataaaaggaaagagATGGAGCGACAAACCCAAAGAGCAATTcatgaagaaaatattaaagaGTTGGAGAGAAAAATTGAAGAATTGACAAAAAGATATAAATACGAGAAATTAATATTGGGGTATACAAACCAAGAATTAGAAATGAAACTAGAGAGACTAAAGGCcgaaaataaagaaatgaatctaaaaatggAGGAAAGAATTGAAAACTTAAAAAGAGAAATCGCAAATCTCGATTACGAAAGCGAAGATTTATACGACGAAATGATATGCAGCCAACATTCTAGAAGCGGGAGAAATTTCCCCTGCCGAATAATGTGA